The Zea mays cultivar B73 chromosome 7, Zm-B73-REFERENCE-NAM-5.0, whole genome shotgun sequence DNA segment tttgaatcaaaaacaagttTGTTCTCTTTTGCATTGATATTACACTTtttttggttgctttttgatgtgttggcataaatcaccaaaaagggggagattgaaagggaaatgtgcccttgggccatttctaaagtgttttggtgattaagtgcccaacacatattctctaagtgttgaaATTGTGCCAAAGATTAAAGAAGTAAAAATCATGTTATaagatatgtttctagacttagtatattgttttgagtactaatgtattgtgtctaagtgctagaaacaggagaaaaagGATTGGAGAAGAGTTAGCTGTGTACAACTAACTCccactcggtctgggtgcaccggacagtgtccggtacgccagacCAGCCTTCGGTGAACAGGcctctctcgggactcgacggcggtgtacgactataaatcaccggactgtctggtggtgcaccggactgtccggtgagtcgtccacggcgaagtcgtcgctctcggaaaAAGTTcaacggtgtacgactataattcaccagactgttcggtgggtcaccggactgtccggtgagacaacggtcgactacgccaacggtcggccgcgcaatccgcgcgcgacacgtgggcgcgccaacggtcggcagggggcaccggactgtccggtgtgcaccggacagtgtccggtgcgccaactgccagaaatctgcaacggtcggatgcgccagaaaaggaaggagatcgcgcaccggacatctacagtgactgtccggtggtgcactggactgtccggtgcgccacccgatagaaggcaagatcagccttccgagattgttctccaacggctcctagctgccatggggctataaaagggacccctaggcgcatggaggagtcacccaagcattctttgatcattcctaagcatccagactccactcccacgcatttgattctctgtgctagcaatttgagctcctcttgagttgagaactccgtgtgttgaacttagagctcaagttgtgacttgtgtgcgtgattgtactctcgttttgagtcttgtgtgcgttgctcttccctcccctacttccgtgcttctttgtgatcatcaattgtaagggcgagaggctccaagttgtggagattcctcgcaaacgggagaaagtataagaaagaagaacaccgtggtattcaagttgatcattggatcacttgaaagggattgagtgcaaccctcgtccattgggacgccacaacgtgaaagtaggcaagtattacttggccgaaccacgggataactcgcgcgtctcttgtgattgtttttctgtgtgattattgtgattcgcaagagctcgctctatagccacttggatttatcattctaacacttaaccaagttttgtggctattagttgttgaattttacaggaccatctattcacccccctctaggtgctctcaggaagcaacctcaacatcatgtaTGCTGAGACCTTGGACAGTCTGGGGATCACATGCTCCACGCTCAGTCCCAGCACGACGCCGATCCATGGCATCACGCCTCATCACAATGTCCACCTGCTCGGACAAATCGCTCTACCCATTAGGCCATTACATTCGGTGGCCCATCCAATTTCCGTACAAGCAATTACAATTAGAAGTGGTAGATTCCCGGGGGCCTACAACGCCATTtttgggaggccatgctacatcaagttcatggtcgtccccaattcCACATACATCAAGCTGAAGATCTTCGGCACCCACGGAGTCATTACGGCGTCCACCTCATTTTCAAATGGCTTACGCGTGCAAGCAAGCCAAACGCGAGCTCGCTACCACGCAAGTCACCGCAGGAGAATTGGCTAAGCTTCAAGACGGTGGGCGGCCCGAACGCTCCAAAGGCCAGTTCCGGTACTTCCAAATCTGCTGAAGCACAAAGGATGTCTCGATCGACGACATCGATGCTACCAAACTCGTTCAGATCGGGGCGACACTCTCTAGCGACCAGGAAAGTGTCCTTGCCAACTTCCTCCAAGCCAACTACGACGTCTTCACTTGGAAACCCGCGGACATGGGGATCCCAAGGGAGATCGCCGAGCACTCCCTAAACATCCAGTCGACGGCCAGGTCAGTCGCTCCGCCGCTTCGACGAAGAACGCAAGGCCATCGACGAAGAAGTTATGAAGCTCTTAACAGCAGGGTTCGTGATAGAAATACACCACCCAGTGTGGTTGCAAACCCTATGCTTGTTAAAAAGAAGAATGGAAGCTGGAGGATGTGCGTCGATTACATCGGGCTCAACATGGCATGCCCCAAGGATCCTTTCCCTCTCCCGTGCATCGACTAGGTTGTTGACTCCGCCGACAGGTGCGAACTCCTCTCTTTTTTGGATGCCTACTCAAGCTACCACCAAATTTccataaatgaggaagatcaacACGCCACCACCTTCATCATCCCCTTCAGAACATTCTGCTATGTCtccatgccatttggattgaagaACACCGGAGCcatgtaccagcggtgcatgctcCAGTGCTTCGTCGAACAAGTCAGACGCAACATAGAGGTTTACGTCAATGACATTGTTGTGAAGACCAAGAAGTTTGATGATCTCATCGCTGATCTGGAGGAGATGCTCGCCAACCTATGAAGATTCAAAATCAAGCTAAAcctcgagaagtgcgtcttcggggttcCCAAAGAAAAACTCTTCGGTTTCATGGTCTTGGACCGAGGGATCAAAGCTAACCGAGAGAAGGTAGAAGCTATCCGATGCATAAGGGCTCGAATAAGATCAAGTGGGAGCCACACCCTTGAATAAGGGCTCAAATAAGAACTAATGAAGAGTGCTGACTCTTTTCTACCTTAAAAAATATCATTATATTTGTAACCCTTGATTTACTTTAAACACTTGTTTTAATACAATTAAATTCTTTTTTTATATTATTAGAACTGACGCTTTAGGGTCGGAATTTATACCCTGTTTGGATGTAGATATTGGAGCACGAAATTAGAAATTGGAATTAACTTTCCAGAATTATATTGTTTCACATGGAATTAAAATTTAGAATAAGAGACCCAATTCCTTTAAATTGGACTATAACTAAAAACTCTATCTCACAATATAGAGCATCACCCTTTTGTATTACGTGGAATTGGACCACACAATTCTAAACTCCAATTCAGTGACATCCAAACAATAGAATTGGAATTACATCTCATTTCAATACCATGACTGATTTAGACCATGTTTGGTTCActgcctaacttgccacactttaactAACTTTTCTGCTTAAATTTAGTTATTCAATTCGGACGACTAACTTTAGACAAAGTGTGACACATTTAGTCACGAACCAAACAGTCCCTTAGTATTAAACTTAATTTAATTTTATACCTTCTAATATCAACATCCAAACTGAGTATCAGGGTAAAACTTTTGCACAGCTAGCTCCTGGCAGGCAAAGCGAAGCTTACACAGACAGGGAAGGAAGCAACCGAAGCAGCCAGGAAGCAGCCGTTGGCAAGGCGCAGTCCCTCTCACCTCACATTCCCCGTCTGGGCATCTCCCTCGCATCTCCTCCACAGGCCACAGCGCCACCGCGGCGGCGTGCCTTTTACAAATCCGAGGGGCGTAAGGAATTCCGCCGCGTCCTCCCAGAAGAAAAACAAAAGCGACAAGCGGCTCGCCCTGCGGGAGGACCCGACGACAGCTCACTCGCGTGCGCCACCCATCCACCTCCCCGAGACCCGACCCAGATCTCATCTCGCGCGCGGCGGTCCatggccaccgccgccaccgcttcCCACCcggcttccgcctccacctccggccGCGACGCTctcgccgccgcctcctcctccccCGCCGCCGTCTGCCTCGTCCCGTTCAGGTAACTTCCCTTCCCCCCTCCCCGTGCGCCACTCCCACTCGCTCGGTGGGAGCTGGCGTTCCTGATTTGACAATGCGGTACGGTGGACGTGCAGGTGGTGGGCGCGGGTGcgggaggaggaggcggcgggcggGGTGCAGTACGCGGCCACCGCCGCCGCGTCGCCCTCCTACTACGGCCTCAGGCTGCTTCACAGCTTGCTGCACCCGGATCTCGTCCTGCGCCTCGAGCGCGGGGAGTGCCGCGCCGGTGGCGGGAACGGAGGCGGGCGCAGCTACGCGCTCGTCCCGGCCGACGAGCTCTCCAGGGCGCTCGCCAGGTGAGCTCCTCCGCGCCTTTCCTCTGTGCCTGCGGCTTGTAGGGGTCCCAGATTTTGATGCACCAGCTCAACGGCTGCCCATCCGTAGCAGCGCGATGGTGCAGCTTGCAGTGTTTAGGATGTACTGTACTGAATGAGGCAATGATTGATATAGTATATTCAGCTGTAGTGTAGTTAGTTGTCAACGTAGTGATTGTAGCGGCAAGTGAATCTCGTCCTGAGTCCTGACACCATTTTTAGTTGTGATCAATTGGGCCTTAAGGTTTTCAGTGTTCACACGTGTCTCTAGCAATGTCTTAAGCTTGAGCGCACTTCCCCAAGTCCAGTCTCGGTATGCAGCACCGATCAAACCTGAGGCACGAGTGTTCAGCATTGTTCATGAGAATGCTGTCCTCATCTAGATGGGCAAGGTGATACCAACTTGCTAGGGAGATGAGGGCATGCGTGTCGGAGCAAATCCTTTATTAGTTGCTGACTTGGCGTGTTGTGTGTGTTTTCGACACGTGTCCTGCCGTTGCTAGTTTTGTCAGAATTCCATGCACGACGAGCACTTTGACGATGACATACTAAAACAGGACAATTGCTTATCTCCGGAACACTCAAGCACAACATAGGACTGGTAGTTAAGGCATGCGGTTACTGGTCTATCAAATCTAGCTTTCAAAACCTTACGTGTTTCGCATGCGATATGCTTATGAAGCACATGAAAGGCATGCACTTAGATTTGTGCTGCGTGTTACTTTTGACCAGATTATTGTTGTTCCCTAGACCGGCTGCAGATCTGCTATAATATTTGTGTAATCAAAGCCATGAATGAAATTGTATGTCCTGCTTCATGTTCTTTGAACTTCTCAATTTTACCTCTATCGTCTCACTATGTGGCTGCATAAAAACCATCAAACATCAGAATCTGTAATCCAAGGGAGCCTATCACGTCGCGTTGTATCCTCACATAGAATACATGTGGGCACACTGGTTTCAACTGCAACATGTATGCCTATCTGGTCTGCAATTGTAATTGAATTGTAGGTTTGTCCTGGTTTGTGAATAGAAGCATTGGTTGGGTTCAACACACAGGTTatattattatctgtttatttgaTAAGTTGGAAGCACCCTTGAGTATCCACAAATGAGTATACCACTATACCTTCATTCATGGAGTCAAATATTTCTCTTTGTTAGAGTATATTGTTAGGGTTTCCATGTATACCCCTATTGTAATGGCCTTTGGCCCACTTAACTTTTCTATTAATACATTCCCAACCCAGGATTATGAGGCCCATTTGGATTCTTTGAATTGAATTCTATTCTAACAATCATAATTTAAGCACAAATCATTTAGGCTAATATGACTTTATGTGGAATATATCTGTATACTACTGTTGACCATATGGGAGAAatctttatgtgctacatttctaCTATAGAGGAGCAAGCCGAAGAGCGTGTTATAAATTATAGAGTAGAAATATAGCTTGATGATACATAGAATCAATTTCCTTCCCTCACCCTATGAATTTGAGTTAAGCTTATACCTAAACTttgaaaagtggtggaatgtcaaattctaaGCCAAATAGCCTATTCTATTAAGTAGATTTCAATTCCTCCAAATTGAAGGGATCCAAACAGCCCCTTAGGGTTTTCTCCCATTCTAACACTCTTCACTGCGTTTGACTTGAAATCTGTTTCCTCTTCAGTGACATATTCAGCTTCGTAGAATTTAGCTCTATTACTTCATAGCTTATGTAACATAATGCTCCTTGTACCTTTACCCTTACATCTCAGGCTCATAGCTGTGTTTCACAAGTGCTTTATGTCGCTTTTTGCCAGGCAAAACTCTGGTTTGGGTTTACAAAATAAGCACTCCTTTGCTGGAGATAGTGCTGGTGCTTATCCTTTGGTGCTTAGGATCTCTGTCCGAGAAACAAGTATCTTGACACTGAAGATCAGCAAAAAGGTACCATACTTGACAGGCAGTTTGTGGCTTAATTAATTCCTTCTTTTGATAATACTTATGCCTTTAATTCTGCTTCAGGACAATCCATTTGAGAATTACAAACGGGCTAACAAGATTTTTAATGTGGATTCTCAACCAGTATGCTGCTGCTCACATTTCCAACTTTGGAAATACACTTCAATTACTGCTGTTTACTTAATGTTTCTTTATCCAGGTTCATGTTTGGGATTTTTCAGGGCAGACAAACCTAATATTAATGAATGAATGGAATAGACTACATGACTGCTGCCATGCAGATCAAGAGGTAGCATCAGTTGCCACATCCGATACATCTACTGTTTTTTTTCATTTCACTGGAATTAATTTATATCTGGAGATGATATTAATTTCTGTTTTTATCGTCTTATATCATGGTCTAATATTTTCTTGCCAGATGTACTTATCCTTTTCATTTGTACGTGCAGAATCTTCTGGAAGTGCAAGTCTATGCAATGTCTGACTCCTTAACATCCAAAATTGGTGGTACCAACAAAGAAAATTATGGAGATATTAGTGATATGAATTCTGATTCGTCTTACAGAAGTTTTGGAAGAGCTGGTTCTATGGGGTTAATAGGATTGGAGAATCTCGGAAATACTTGCTTTATGAACAGTTCAATTCAATGTTTGGCTCACACACCAAAACTTGTTGAATACTTCCTTGGTGATTATGCCAAAAATATAAACCGGACTAATCCATTGGGATTGAACGTATGTAGATTTTCTTGTTAACATGCAAAAAGTCCACTCCAAGGATTCAGACAATTCTTTACTGACTTTTCTATTAACTAGGGTGAACTTGCCTTGGCGTTTGGAGAACTGTTGAGGAGCTTATGGACCACTGACGGAAAACCAGTTCCACCTCATTATTTCAAGGAAAAAATTGCATGTTTTGCTCCTCAGTTTGGTGGCTTTAATCAGCATGATTCACAGGAACTTCTTGCTTTTTTACTGGATGGTCTCCATGAAGATCTTAACCAGGTTAAATGTAAACCGTATGAAGAAGCAAAGGATGCAAGTGGCCGTCCTGACGAAGAAGTAGCAGATGAGTACTGGAGCAACCATTTAGCTCGAAATGACTCTGTTATAGTTGATACATGCCATGTAAGTTTAAATGCCCCTATTCTTTAAACTCCACTCTTCCTGaaatagtgacatatttatagttCTTTCGTGCTTGTAACCTTATATCTGTCGATTGATCTCACAGACTAGAAATATGTTATTATTAAAACACTTATGGAAGTGACCCTATTCTATTGTAAATACTTTTTTGCAGATTCTAAACACTAATCAGGGGCTGGGATTAAAACACTTAATTGATCTATAGTTTTTACCAATTAAGGGAGTGCATAACCACATAATATTTAAGATTTTCTATTTGAGTAAACATAGAAGCATCTTCATTGAGACATTGCCTAttcattttattttttgtaatcTGTTGCTACTTGCCACTACGAGGATGCACCTTGCTATTTTTGTTGCCACATGGTGAAACTATATATTTTATGCAGTATTAGTTCAATGTGAATCCTTTTATGTGTATCAGTGTATGTTGTTAAACTCTTCTGATTATCTTTTGCAGGGACAGTACAAATCTACATTAACTTGTCCTACTTGCAGTAAAACATCTGTCACCTTTGACCCATTTATGTACTTATCTTTGCCTGTACCTTCCACGGCAAAGAGGGTAATGACTGTAACAGTTTTCAGCACTGATGGTAGCAGAGAACCATGCTCGTATGACGTCAGTGTGCCAAAATTTGGGACTCTGAGTGATCTTGTTCAGGCTTTAAGCATTGTTTGCCTACTTGGAGATGATGAGATCCTGCTGGTTACAGAGGTATGGTTTCCCTTCCTCGTTGCCCCCtttgtttttttttgcaaattttCAGAGCTATTTTAAGCAAGAAAAGTTATTTAGCTCTTTCACTTATTGAAACTGACTATGCAGGTCTATAATAACTGCATCATCCGATACTTGGAGGAGCCTTCAGATTCAGTTTCATTGCTGAGGGATGGAGATAAACTAGCAGCATACCGTCTACCCAAAAGACATGAGAAATCCCCCCTTGTGGTTTTTACACACCAACATTTTGTCCAGTAAGCACACCCAAATTTGGTCAGTGATGCAATCCGCCTTCATGACATTTTGTGTATTCTGTTAACATTGTGTTTACCTGTCATTTCATTCAGGCATTCTAGTGATGGTAATTTAACTCCACAAATGAGGGAGTTTGAGGCCCCACTTTTGGCAGCACTTCCAGAGGAAATTAGTGGATTATCTCTTCAGGATATCTACCTAAAGTTGTTGAGTCCATTTCAACTTTCCAACGGGGCTAGTTCGCTTAATGATTGTATGGAGTCTAATAGTGACTCCGTCGATACGCCTTCTGATTCAGGCAGTATCAATTTTCAGAACAGCCAATTGGAAGATGGCCCTGAAAGCAACCACTGTAGTGCTAGTGAATGTGAAGTAACAAAAGGACCTGATGATTTATACGATGGGGTTTCTGGTTCTAACAAGGAAGCACATATGGACTTCGAATTTTATTTAAAAAGTGAAAGGGGCGAGGGCCAGCAACAGAAGATAGAAATTAATGAGCTCCATTTATTATTGGAGACAGCACCAAGCCGGTTGCATGTGAATGTCCACTGGCTACAGAATGCTTCAAGAAAATATGCCACCTCAATGCTGAACAATCTACCTGAGATCCACAAGCTCGAGCTTATCCCGAAAGGAACTGAAGATTCTGTTGCACTACATGGTTGTCTGGAAGCCTTTCTAAAAGAGGAACCGTTGGGGCCGGAGGACATGTGGTAAGTGTACCCTGCGGGACAAGCGTGTTCCTTTTGGCTTAACTGTTTGCAGAGTAGCCTTATCTAAAATCGTCCTTTTTTTCTCTCAAACAAAATCATTATTGCGCTCACACTGCAAGCGTCACTGTTGGTTTCATCCATTATTGAGTCCCACTTCATCCTGTGCTTGCTTACCAGGTATTGCCCGCGCTGCAAGAAGCATCAGCAAGCGATGAAGAAACTGGATCTGTGGAGGCTGCCCGAGGTTCTGGTGATCCACCTCAAACGGTTCTCCTACACCCAGTTCACAAGGAACAAGCTGGAGACGTTCGTCGACTTCCCCACCGTCGATTTGGACCTGTCGTCCTACGTCGCGGACAAGAGCGAGCAGCCGAGCAGCCATTATCGCCTGTACGCTGTTAGCAACCACTACGGAAACATGGGAGGGGGCCATTACACCGCCAGCATCTATGTGAGTCCCTCCACCCGCTCCGTTGAATCGTTGTCTGTGCTGAGTCCTCAGACTGTCTTTGGTTCCGTTTTGATTCCTCGGTTGACGATCAAGGCTGGTTGTTGGCTGGTAAGGCGGGTTGCTGACACGTTTGCCCTTTTTCTGTAGCATGaggaagggaaggggtggtacaaGTTCGATGACGACTGCGTGACCCCTATGAGCGAGGACAGCATAAAGACCCCGGCTGCCTATGTTCTGTTCTACAGACGAGAGTGACTGACTGGGGATTGAAGCGCATTTTTCTGCAGGTGGGTTTTGGTCGGCAATCCAGAGCAGACTGCCTCCCTACACAGTTTGCTGCTTCAGGCGTGTCTGAGTTTTCTAACGTTTCGGCATTTGAATCTCTCAAGCCATACTGACGCCTACCGGTGATACAACAACATTATGTACAGATTCATCTGCCaacaggagagagagagagagagagagagagagagagagagagagagagagagagagagagagagagagagagagacctaGCTCAGTGCAATATTCTTTTTTTCGCATCAGCTCACAGTATTCTTATATGGGTAGTACATGGACCCCACCCACCCGCACACACCAACATTGTAATTCCTCCGACTTCAACCGGTGATCACATCACATTCACCATTAAAGAAAGGGTCAATAGACACATCTTTTGTCGTCGCGCATCGAATCGGAGCCAGGGCGATGTAGTGGCAGTCGTGACCAGCCCCCGTTCTGATCGGTTGGGCGTGCGACAACGACGCTGGAGCTACCCTCGTGCTGGGTGCTGTCGCCCCTGCCCGTGAGCCGCCAACTCGCCGGAACCGTCCCCCCCGCGCGGCGATGATTGGATTGGAGGCGTGGAACCGGTGGCTTTCTGGACCAGCGGCACTGCGGCAGCCGATGGGATGGATGGCTGTTCCTGCAAGCACCGCTCGCCCCTGTGTGTGTGCCGTGGTCACTGCCACTGTTTGCGGGTGTGtggtttgacaaaacaaaaaaaaggaataattggatctataccattaaaagatctaaactttagatatataccatggaccccacatgtcattgactcatgtggacccacatgtaagtgagatagtaatggtatggatccaaagtggtgatcttttaatggtatggatccaaatttccaaaAAAAAAACGAAACGATTCTGCCCTATCTGGAGACCCATCTTTTTTTTTGGTTTGAGCATCTGCCGTGATGCGGCGTAGGGCCGGACCAGAGTAGTGGACCAGGACCAGGTGGGAATTGGGATGGGCACCGGGCCTTTTTTTTTGGCGAGGCGTCAGGACTCAGGCGTCGTCTGTCTGTGGGCACGGGCACGGGCACGGCTGGTTGTCGCGACAAGTCCAGGGGTATAGCTACGGTGTGTGCAacgaacagcagcagcaggcaatgAACTCTAGCTTGCATGATGGGCAAGCAGCAAGTGCCGCCGGCCCCTCTTTCTGCATCCTGTCTGTCCCAGCCGCGGTGCAGGTGCTGCCGCTGGTCTGTGTTTGATCCATCGTTCCTTGACGGGCCGGTATTGTATTGTATCCAAGCACCTGTTAATGTGCGTGCTGTGCTGTCCGTCTAATCGTCTTCTGGTTTGGCTCGTGAGCCGGGTGAAAAGGGGATAGGGGAGACCACATGAATGCTGGCTGCTTCTGTGATTGGATCGGATAGCCAGACCAGATGCCTCTGCGAGGGCGCCGGCTAGTGGCCAACCCCACCCTGATGCGTGATGTCTGACTGGGGACGGGACTCAGCATCAGCGTGCTCCAGTCGAGCAGGAGTGCGTGGTAGTAGTACACTGACACTCACCCATGCATGGGCGGAAGCGGAATGGCATCTGCTACCTCCGatccgtctctctctctctcactgtcTCTGTTATTACGTCAATGAGAACGAAGAATGTAAAATCTTGCAGTATTTCTTGTATCGCTAGCCGCCACAGGACAGGACAGGACCCACCATTGCAGACTTAGCTCGATCGATCGTTCGTTCCCAAAATTAAACGACAGTGACTAGCTAGCTAGCCCGGGCCGAGGAGAGCGAGGACGACCGTCGGCCGATGACGCACGCGGCGCTGCAACAGTGTCGTCGTTGCCCACTGCCCCGCGCTGCGACAGTCACTGTTGTGGCTGCTACACATATATAATACTGCTATACTGGCCGTGGCCGGCCAGGGCGACGTGGGCGACCAAGCAAGCTCTCATCCTGCTGCAACAGTCACTCTTCGCGCCAACATGGCAAGATCGTCCACGTCCAGTGCATgcaactagctagctagctagctgccgACCGGCCGGCCGGAGGCCTGCCGTCGCCATTCTTGCCCCATCCTGCTCGATCGCCATGCACGGCCCACGCCCCGGCCTGCTGCGTGCGTGCTGTTAGACCAGCGGTCAAGACGCTGGAGTATAGCACATGCACACACACCCCGGCCGGCCATCTGTCTCTGTTTGTCGTTGCAAGAGTGCAAGACAGCGCGCGATCCAAGAGAGATGAGCTGCCTGGGAGAGGGCACAGGGCAAACGACGACAAACGAGGGACAGGGAGGCAGCAGCAGCAGGGGTTCAATCGTGCACATCAGAGGCGTGCGGCGTTTGCATGCATTCATGCATGGATTATTGATTGCATGCAGTTGCTTGTCTTCCTAGGCTCCTATAGCTACCTAGCTAGGGTGTACTACTGTTTTGGGACACAATGCAATGTGCCACTATATATGTGTGCCAGCTAGTCGCAGCTCTCCTCCCTCATCATCTCCAACAATGCATGACTTGAATCGGTGTCCTATCTTAGAATATACTATGACTCAACTCATAAAAAACAGCTACAACAATATTATATTTTACAAAATTTTATCAAAAAAATATAGAGCACAACATAAAGTAACCCAAATATACTACTCTCTGGATTAGTGCCATGTCCTTGTTTTCTACATCATTCTCAGCATTATCTTTCCTAATAATGCAATTCACTTCCAAAAATGTATAATTTAAGCTTCACTGTTGGAGCACAATTTGTTTTTAATGCCCTAAACGCTTTAAGCGATGTAGTATTTTAAATTTTCGAACGAGTCACCTTGTTGGTGATATGTCTCTAGATTTATTATCatccatttgaatatagacatgaAAACTAA contains these protein-coding regions:
- the LOC100384307 gene encoding uncharacterized LOC100384307, which codes for MNEWNRLHDCCHADQENLLEVQVYAMSDSLTSKIGGTNKENYGDISDMNSDSSYRSFGRAGSMGLIGLENLGNTCFMNSSIQCLAHTPKLVEYFLGDYAKNINRTNPLGLNGELALAFGELLRSLWTTDGKPVPPHYFKEKIACFAPQFGGFNQHDSQELLAFLLDGLHEDLNQVKCKPYEEAKDASGRPDEEVADEYWSNHLARNDSVIVDTCHGQYKSTLTCPTCSKTSVTFDPFMYLSLPVPSTAKRVMTVTVFSTDGSREPCSYDVSVPKFGTLSDLVQALSIVCLLGDDEILLVTEVYNNCIIRYLEEPSDSVSLLRDGDKLAAYRLPKRHEKSPLVVFTHQHFVQHSSDGNLTPQMREFEAPLLAALPEEISGLSLQDIYLKLLSPFQLSNGASSLNDCMESNSDSVDTPSDSGSINFQNSQLEDGPESNHCSASECEVTKGPDDLYDGVSGSNKEAHMDFEFYLKSERGEGQQQKIEINELHLLLETAPSRLHVNVHWLQNASRKYATSMLNNLPEIHKLELIPKGTEDSVALHGCLEAFLKEEPLGPEDMWYCPRCKKHQQAMKKLDLWRLPEVLVIHLKRFSYTQFTRNKLETFVDFPTVDLDLSSYVADKSEQPSSHYRLYAVSNHYGNMGGGHYTASIYHEEGKGWYKFDDDCVTPMSEDSIKTPAAYVLFYRRE